The genome window GGCAGCTGATGAGGCACCCCAGGCAGTGGTTGAGATTGAGAAGGCTTTCTGGCTTTCGGTCAAAGAGGTCACAAACGCAGAGTATCAATACTTCGATTCCGAACACGACAGCGCTTACATCGATCAGCAGTGGAAGGATCACGTTGATCCGGGTTATCCCGCGAATGAGCCTACAATGCCTGTCATTCGTGTCAGCTGGAGCGAGGCAAATGCCTATTGTCGATGGGCTTCGCAGCAGACGGGGCTGAACATTACCTTGCCCTCAGAAGCTCAATGGGAGTGGGCGGCACGTGCCGGTCGTGATCAGGCATTTTGGTTCGGCGCGACTGGATACGAGCAGCATGCAAACTTGGCCGACCAGTCTATTGGTTTGCTCGCAGTCAAAGGTGTGAACCCTAAGCCGATACCTGAATCGTCGCGTCGGCCAACGAACGATTTCGTGCCGCGTGATGCATCGTTCAATGACAAAGCGCTGACACCTCAGGGAACCGGGCACTATCAGGCAAGCCCGTGGGGGCTCTATGATATGCACGGTAATGTGGCCGAGTGGACCCGTTCTGATTATGCACCTTACCCCTATGTTGCGGATGATGGGCGTAACGACTTGTCCACTGAGGCACGTAAAGTCGTGCGTGGGGGCTCATGGCGCGATCGCCCGCACCGTGCGACGGCGAGCTTCCGTTTGCCCTATGAAGCACATCAGAAAGTGTTCAACGTCGGGTTTCGGATCGTGATTGAGGAGTAAACGAGACGTTGCCGATGGCATTGGGTTTTATTCGGTGGCTCAGAGGAACCCGTATGCTGTGTGGATGACTGTCGCTATTGAGTATTTGTCTCTACATCTGACACGTAGATTGGCAGCGCCGACTCTGGAACGGAAGGCGGGTTCTTCTTGAGTCGTTCTAGCCACTCGTCGTCGGTTAAACGAACTGATGGTTCTATGAACTCATAGTAGGGCATGACTGCTCCTATACAGGAATGAATACGACCTTTGTGAGGATAGAGGACGTAGAGTATTCTGGGATGTCCGATGCCGACATGGAAGATGGCGTCCAGTTCTTGACTCTTAACAATACCGGCGACTCGAGGCGCATCGGCTTCGAGTTGATCCGACTGTGAGATGAATCGTTTGGAGCCAGGTGACTGCTTGATAGTATCGCTGCAGGTGTGGGGCGTTTGTGTAGAATCCGACTGGCTTGAATAAGCGATCGCATTCAAATGAGTGTCGTTTCGTTTTGTAGGCAATTAGATTGCTTGGGCTCTCTGTCAAAATAAAGCGGGCTGCTCAACTTGCGTTGGGCAGCCCGTCGGGTTGAAACTGTATTCGTGCAAGTCTCGCTTTAGCGAGGGTTCGCTTCGTTGCTGTAAGACTGAATCGAGCGCACGTCGTAGCCTTTTTCACGGATCGACTTGATGCCGTCAACGGCTGCAGAGGCGGCGGAGATCGTCGTCATGATGCAGATGTTGTGCTTCACGGCTTCGGTGCGAATCTGATTCTCGTTTTGACGGGGCACGGTGCCTTGTGGCGTGTTAATGATCAACGAGACCTTGTTGTTCTTGATCAAGTCAATCACGTTCGGGCGACCTTCACTGAGGCGGCAGACGTTTTTCACTTCGATGCCATTATCTTTGAAGAGTTTGCCGGTGCCAGCTGTGGCGAGGATGCCGAAGCCGAGTGCACTGAGACCCTTCGCGATTTCAACTGCGCGCTCCTTGTCGGCGTCTTTCACGCTGATGAAGACGTCGCCTGAATCCGGAAGCGCTGGTTTCGCGGCCATTTGAGACTTCGCGAATGCGACGCCGAGATCCTTATCGAGGCCCATGACTTCACCGGTCGAGCGCATTTCTGGGCTCAGCATGATCGGAGCACCTGGGAAGCGGTTGAACGGGAAGACGGATTCCTTGACTGCCCAGTAGGGGGGAATGATTTCCTTGGTGAAACCGAGGTCGACCAGCTTTTCGCCTGCCATGATACGGGAAGCGAGCTTTGCGAGTGGCACGCCGATCGCCTTGGAGACGAATGGCACGGTGCGCGATGCGCGTGGGTTGACTTCAATGATATACAGCTCGTCGTCCTTGATCGCGTATTGCACGTTCATGAGGCCGATCACTTGGAGCTCCTTCGCGAGCGCGTAGCTGGCGACGCGCACTTTCTCCAGCATTGCTTCGGAAAGCGTGTGTGGAGGCATGACCATGGCGGCGTCGCCAGAGTGCACCCCTGCGAATTCGACGTGTTGCAACATGCCGCCGATGACTGTGGTCTCGCCGTCGGAAATGCAGTCGACATCGAGCTCGTAAGCGTCTTCGAGGAACTTGTCCAAGAGCACTGGTGTGCCAGGTGCAACGTCGAATACTTCGCGGACGATCTTCTTCATCTCGTCCATGTCATAGACGATGAACATACCACGTCCGCCGAGCACAAAGGAGGGGCGAAGAAGAATCGGGAAGCCAATTTCACCCGCAAGTTCGTAGGCTTCTTCCAGTGAATTCGCGATGCGGTTCTCTGGTTGCTTCAGGTCGATGCGGCTGAGGATGTCGCGGAATTGGTCGCGGTCTTCGGCTGCGTCGATCATCGAAGGCGAAGTGCCGATGATGTTGACGCCGTGTGCTTCGAGCTCCGTTGCAAGATTGAGTGGTGTTTGTCCACCAAACTGAACGATCACGCCGTCGCAGTCGGTCTGTGTGTAGATTTCGAGCACGTCTTCCAATGTGAGCGGTTCGAAGAAGAGCTTGTCGGACGTGTCGTAGTCAGTCGAAACCGTTTCTGGATTCGAGTTCACCATGATGGTCTCGTAGCCAGCTTCACGCAGTGCGAAAGAGGCGTGCACACAGCAGTAGTCGAACTCGATGCCTTGGCCGATACGATTCGGGCCACCGCCGAGAATCATGATCTTCTTCTTGTCACTGTTTACTATCTCGTTTTCGGAGCCGTAGGAAGAGTAGTAGTAAGGTGTGAAGGCTTCGAACTCGGCCGCACAGGTGTCGACGAGACGGAAGTTTGTGAGCACGCCGAGTTTTTCGCGGCGCTTACGCACGGACTGGCGGTTGGAGTTTACCAAGTCTGCGATCAGCGCGTCGCTGAAGCCAGCTTCCTTGGCTGTCTTCATTAGACCTTCGTCGAGCTTGCCGAGGCTGCTCTTGCGGAGATCTTCTTCGATTTCGACGAGCTCACGTAGTTGGTTGATGAACCAAGGATCGAGTGCGCAGAGGTCGAAGATTTCCTCATCGGTCATGCCGTTGAGGAATGCGTGGCGGAGCCAGAAGACACGTTCGCACGTCGGGATCGAGATGCCTTGGCGAACAGCCTGCATATCGGTGATCTTGTTTTCAAACTTAGCTGGACCCACAAAGCCCTTCGCGCCGATTTCGAGCGAGCGCAGTGCCTTTTGGAAGGACTCCTTAAAGGTGCGGCCGATCGCCATGGCTTCACCGACCGACTTCATCGCAGAAGTGAGTGTGGTGTCTGCGCCGATGAATTTCTCGAATGTGAAACGAGGGATCTTGGTGACCACGTAGTCGATCGTCGGCTCAAAGCTGGCCGGTGTCTCGCGGGTGATGTCGTTTTGCAACTCGTCGAGGCTGTAGCCGACTGCGAGCTTGGCTGCGATCTTAGCGATCGGGAAGCCAGTTGCCTTGGACGCGAGTGCAGACGAGCGAGAGACACGTGGGTTCATCTCGATCACGACCATACGGCCGTTCTTCGGATTGACGGAGAACTGAATGTTCGAACCACCAGTCTCAACACCCACTTCGCGGATACATGCGAAGGATGCGTCACGCATAAGCTGATATTCTTTATCAGTCAGCGTCATGGCAGGTGCCACGGTGATGGAGTCACCTGTGTGGACGCCCATTGGGTCAAAGTTTTCAATCGAGCAGATAACGACGCACTGATCCTTGTGATCGCGCATGATCTCCATCTCGTATTCCTTCCAGCCGAGTAGGCACTCTTCGACGAGCACTTCAGTGGTGGGGGACAACTCGAGGCCGTTTTGCACCATCTTCTCATATTCTTCGCGGTTGTAAGCGATGCCTCCGCCAGAACCGCCAAGCGTGAAGCTGGGGCGAATAATGATAGGGAAGTCGCCGATTGTGCGGTCGATCGCTTCGATTGCTTCAGCGAGAGAGTGCACTGTCTCGGAGCGAGCCACGTCGAGGCCGATTTTGAGCATGGCCTGCTTGAAGATGTCGCGGGCCTCGCCTTTAATAATGGCTTCTGGCTTTGCGCCGATCATCTCGACGCCATATTTTTTCAGGATGCCTGCATCGTTTAGGTCCATCGAAAGATTCAGACCTGTCTGACCGCCAAGTGTCGGCAGTAGTGCGTCAGGGCGCTCTTTGTCGATGATCTTTTCCAGTGCGTCGACTGTAAGTGGCTCGATGTAAGTGACATCGGCGAACTCTGGGTCCGTCATGATCGTGGCAGGATTGCTGTTCACAAGGACGATCTTATAGCCTTCTTCACGTAGCGCTTTACATGCTTGAGTGCCGGAATAGTCGAATTCACAGGCTTGGCCGATTACGATCGGGCCGGAGCCAATGATAAGAATTGTCTGAATGTCGGTGCGTTTTGGCATAAATTGGTCGAAAGGGTGGATTTTTTGGATGCTCATGCAAGCACGAAGAAGCGATTGATTTGAGGGAAATGCACTTTTTTCGCGTCGCAATTTTGCACTTGGCCTGTTGTTGTGGATGTTAGTTCTGATTTACACCACTACCTATGACCCATAACAAGAAGCCAGTCATCCTTGTCGCCATCGTATTAATCGCCCTGATGATCATCCCCGTGATCGTTCTCATGATGTCGAAAGACGATGGCGATTCACCTGAAAATCGTTCTGAGGCGTCGATTTCTACTGGCTCGAGCGTCGCGGCACCCGTGGATTACGATCTGCGTCAATTAGCCGAGCGGGCCGAAAAGTTATTGAGCGATGACTTGGCGGTGGCTCTGCGTAAGGGAGATGTGTCGCTCGATTTTATGGCAGACTTAAATAAGGATGCCGAAAAGGCGCGTGATGCGCTAGAGGATGGTAAACTCGAAAAGGCTGAGCAATATTATCGTAGCGTGGTTGAAGCGGCGGAAGCTCAATTGGGCGCGCTGACTTTAGCCGAGACGGCGCGTGCGTTGAACGACTCGACCTATACGGAGCTTAAAAGCCTCGAGTATTTGAAGGCTGCTTTTGAAAATACCTACCGTGAAGCGGTGGAGACATACAACAAAGGGCTACGCGATCTGAACGCTGGTCAATATCAAGAGAGTATTTCCGGGTTCGAAATGACCAGCGCGATTCTTGGCGATCTTGAAGGGCGTGCGATTCAACAAGTCGGTGGTATGCTGGAAGCCGGGAATGCCGCGTTGGCGGAGTTAGACTTGGCCTCTGCGCGCTCTGCCTTTGAGAAGGTGCAGCAAATCGATTCGGCGAACATCGCAGCCAGCGATGGCCTTGCGATGGTGAATGCATTAGAGGGGATTGCTGCGGAAGTGGAGACGATCAAAGCGCTCGTCGCACAGGGGGAATTCAACACCGCATTGGGGCAGCTCGACGCATTGCTCACGCAGAATCCAAACAATCCCTTTCTGCTGAATGAGCGAAAAGTGATTGAAGCTCAGATACTGGAGCTTGAGTTTAACGCCGCGCTGGAACGTGCGACTGCTGCGGAAGCTAGTGGTGATTTGATTGCTGCGGTCACTGAACTGGAGGCTGCAATTGCAATGCGCCCCAGTCCAGAGTTGAGCGCTCGTCTTGAGGCTTTGAAGAAAAAAGCAAAAGCCGCGCGCTTGGAAGTTTTGCTGGAAACCAGCTACAATGCGTTGAAGGCGGGACGCTATGACGCGGCACGCAAGTCGTATCGAGAAGCCGTTGCGCTGGCTCCTGAATCTAAAGAAGCCCGCACGGGGCTAGAGAAGGCATCGAGCCTCTATCTTGCTAATATTCGCTACAGCCAGAACATGGAATCGGCTGCGAAGTATATGAAAGAGGGGCGCTTTCCGTTGGCCGCGAAGTTCTTTAATGATGCCATGGCGAGCCGCCCGAGTTCCGTGCCGCCAAGTCAGATTCAAGAAGAGTCGCGCATTCGCACCGAGTTGGCAGTGCAAAGTAAGGAAGTCGCGGTGCATGTCGTCTCTGATAAGAAAACGTATGTCAGTATGATCGGTGTCTTTGCGCCTGAGCGCTTCAAGGAGAAGGATCTAACGCTGTATCCTGATATCTATAAATATAAGGGCACCCGCAAAGGCTACCGGACCGTTGAAGTTGAATTTAAGGTCGATGCTCGAAAGCCCGTCGAACTTGAAGTGATTTGCACTGATAAACTATGAGCCATCGCTCTCCATTCGCCACTACCGTGTGGTTTTCCATCGGAACATGGTTCGTTGCGTCACTGAGTCTCAGTGCTGCGCCGGATCCGGATTTGTTTGATGGCCGTGTAGCGTCGTCTCCGCCGCCGTCAGAGTCTGCACCGAGCGTGGAGCCTCAAGCTGCCGGTGGTGAGGCAGCGCAGAGTGAAGGCGGTGGGCCGGAGGAAGCAGCATCCGCGGCACGCGACCTCAGCGAAGTGGATGGCGTGACTGCGGGTGAGCAGGTTGCTGCTGAGAGTTCCAAAGCAGCGGAAGCTTCACCGGATTCTGCATCGACTGGTGAAACTGCGCCAGCTCCGACAGGTGGTCGTGATTTCGAAAGCATCGGTCAGGCTGGAGTGGGCGAATCGGTTGAGGTCGATAGTTCGAAATCGGGTGGCACCGTCGCGGGCGGCGGTGGAGGAGGTGTTCCAATAGAAGAGATCCCCGCGGGCGCTAGTGGTGGTTCGGGCGGTGGAGCTGCTCCTTCGGAGCGTAGTTTTGAAGACTTTGGTTTCGGAGCCGCAGGCGGAGCGAGTAGCCCTATTGAGGTGAACCAATCCAAGCAGACAAGTTTTCCTCCTCCAAGTTCGTCCAGTAGTAAGATACCGCCTGCGGAAAAGACTTCGCCGAAAAGCGGTAGTGGTGGCACGGGGGGTAGCGCGCCGGCAGTGGGTAATG of Lentimonas sp. CC4 contains these proteins:
- the carB gene encoding carbamoyl-phosphate synthase large subunit, with protein sequence MPKRTDIQTILIIGSGPIVIGQACEFDYSGTQACKALREEGYKIVLVNSNPATIMTDPEFADVTYIEPLTVDALEKIIDKERPDALLPTLGGQTGLNLSMDLNDAGILKKYGVEMIGAKPEAIIKGEARDIFKQAMLKIGLDVARSETVHSLAEAIEAIDRTIGDFPIIIRPSFTLGGSGGGIAYNREEYEKMVQNGLELSPTTEVLVEECLLGWKEYEMEIMRDHKDQCVVICSIENFDPMGVHTGDSITVAPAMTLTDKEYQLMRDASFACIREVGVETGGSNIQFSVNPKNGRMVVIEMNPRVSRSSALASKATGFPIAKIAAKLAVGYSLDELQNDITRETPASFEPTIDYVVTKIPRFTFEKFIGADTTLTSAMKSVGEAMAIGRTFKESFQKALRSLEIGAKGFVGPAKFENKITDMQAVRQGISIPTCERVFWLRHAFLNGMTDEEIFDLCALDPWFINQLRELVEIEEDLRKSSLGKLDEGLMKTAKEAGFSDALIADLVNSNRQSVRKRREKLGVLTNFRLVDTCAAEFEAFTPYYYSSYGSENEIVNSDKKKIMILGGGPNRIGQGIEFDYCCVHASFALREAGYETIMVNSNPETVSTDYDTSDKLFFEPLTLEDVLEIYTQTDCDGVIVQFGGQTPLNLATELEAHGVNIIGTSPSMIDAAEDRDQFRDILSRIDLKQPENRIANSLEEAYELAGEIGFPILLRPSFVLGGRGMFIVYDMDEMKKIVREVFDVAPGTPVLLDKFLEDAYELDVDCISDGETTVIGGMLQHVEFAGVHSGDAAMVMPPHTLSEAMLEKVRVASYALAKELQVIGLMNVQYAIKDDELYIIEVNPRASRTVPFVSKAIGVPLAKLASRIMAGEKLVDLGFTKEIIPPYWAVKESVFPFNRFPGAPIMLSPEMRSTGEVMGLDKDLGVAFAKSQMAAKPALPDSGDVFISVKDADKERAVEIAKGLSALGFGILATAGTGKLFKDNGIEVKNVCRLSEGRPNVIDLIKNNKVSLIINTPQGTVPRQNENQIRTEAVKHNICIMTTISAASAAVDGIKSIREKGYDVRSIQSYSNEANPR